The following nucleotide sequence is from Desulfuromonadaceae bacterium.
AATCATTTTACACCACCAAGAAGGCCGGAGTGGGGACGGGGCTGGGGTTGAGTATCTGTGCCGATATCATCCGTCTGCATCAGGGAGATATCGCGATTGACAGTGTTGCCGGAGAATACACCCGCGTCAGCATTGAACTGCCCCTGATGTCGTGATCTGATACGGTGCAAGTGCAGTAACCAGCGCATATCGTGCATCTTTTTCTCGCCCGGATCGACCTGCGCCAGATGGACAAAAAATCTTTACACGCCCTGGCCATTCATGTATTCTACGCATCCTCGCGGAGAGGTGACCGAGAGGCCGAAGGTGCATGATTGGAAATCATGTGTACTGCAAGGTACCGGGGGTTCGAATCCCCCCCTCTCCGCCATTTATTTATTGATCTGATCACACTGGAAGATTACCGGCGGAAGTGACGGCCGGGTCCCGCGCAACGACGGGTCGTGAACTCCGTCAGGCCCGGAAGGGAGCAGCGGCAGCGATCTTGTTCGTGTGCCGCGGGAGTGCCCGGTCGTCTCTTCCGCCGGTAATCCCGGTGATCCCCCTGAACAGGAGCCCGCGACCCATGTCTTACCTGGTATTGGCGCGCAAATGGCGTCCGCAACTGTTTGAGGATCTGGTTGGCCAGGAGCACGTCAGTCGCACCCTCGGCAACTCCATTCGCTCCGGTCGTGTCCATCATGCCTTTCTCTTTACCGGTGCGCGCGGGGTGGGGAAAACCTCTGCCGCGCGCATCCTTGCCAAAGCGCTCAACTGTGAGCAGGGGCCAACGGCAACCCCGTGTAATGTCTGCCCTGCGTGTCTGGAAATTACCGCCGGTCAGGGGGTAGATGTTTTCGAGATCGACGGCGCTTCGAATACCGGGGTCGACGATATACGTGACCTGCGCGAAAATATCCGTTATCTCCCCGCAAAATCCCACTATAAAATCTTCATCATTGATGAAGTCCACATGTTGTCGATCAACGCCTTTAATGCGTTGTTGAAAACCCTTGAAGAGCCCCCCGCGCACGCCAAATTTATCTTTGCGACGACTGAGCCGCACAAAATCCCGATCACCATTCTGTCACGCTGTCAGCGTTTCGATTTTCGCAAAATCGGCATCAACAAGCTGGTTGATCGGTTGCGCGAGATCGTCACCGCCGAAGGGATGGGGATGTCCGACCGGGCATTGATGTTGATTGCCCGGCGCGGTGAGGGAAGTATGCGCGATGCGCTGTCGACCCTCGATCAGGTGATTGCTTTTTGCGGCGACCAGGTCGGTGACGAGGACGTTCAGGCGTTGCTCGGGCTGGTCGACCGACGCCTGCTCTTCGCTGCCGCTGAAGGGGTGCTGCGCCGTGACGCCCGCGCGTGCCTCGACGTGGTGTGTAAAATCGACGAACTTGGCCATTCTTTTCGCCAGTTCTGCCAGGAGCTGGTTGAGCTCTTTCGCGGGCTGGTTCTCTGCCATGTACTTGATGAACCGGGCGATCTGTTGCAGATGACAACAGACGAGATCACCGAACTGCGCACCCTGGCGGCGACGGTCGAGCCCGAGGAATTGCACCGTGCGGTGACGGCGTTGATTCACGTCGAAAGCGATCTGGCTCAGGCGACTTTCCCGCGGTTGGCGCTGGAAATGGCGCTGATTCGCCTTGCCACATTACCGCCGGGGCGCGATATCGCGATGCTCCTGCACAAACTGGAACAGCTGGAACGTCGGCTGGGCAGTGGCGGCGTAACGACGCTGCCGCGTTCATCACCCCCCCCTCTGCCGGTTGCTCCAGAGGCTGCGCCGCCGCCGGGAGGGTCGCCGCCAAAAAAGGCTGAAGCTTCGCCGTCGGCGACGGACTCCGCGAGAAGCTGGGTTGGGCTGGTGGAGCATGTTAAAAGCCGTCGCCGTCCGCTGATTGCTTCGCTCCTTGAGCATGCCAGCCCGATGTCGCTGCCGCCGGAGGTGCTCGAAGTCGGTCTGGCAAGCGGTTCATTCCAGCTGGCCCAGCTCCAGGATGAGGACAACCGCAACGCCCTTGCCGAATTGGCCAACGAATATTTTGGCATGGCGGTGCAGGTCAAGGTGACAGCGCGGAACAAGGATGTGGCCGCGCCACTGTCGTTAAATGAGGAACGCCACACGCGGGAAACAGATCGCAAGAAGCGCTTGCGTGATGATGCGTTGGAACACCCGATGGTGAAAAAGGCCCTGGATATTTTCGCGGGCAAAGTCGAGAGTGTGAAGGCGATCGATAAAGGCTTTGTTTGATGCGTTGCGCACTGGCGGGCAACGCACTTTCTGTAATGACGACAACGTGCGGTTCAGCCGCGACCGAAGGAGATATGCTCATGGCAAAAGGTTTTGGCAACATGATGAAGCAAGCGCAACTGATGCAACAGAAAATGGCGCGGATGCAGGAAGAACTGGTGAACAAAGAAGTTACGGCCAGCTCGGGTGGCGGCGTGGTGACAGCTGTTGTCAACGGTAAGCAGCAGTTGCTGTCGTTGAAGATTGAACGTGATGTTGTTGATCCGGAGGATGTCGAAATGTTGCAGGATCTGGTGATGACCGCGATCAACGAAGCGTTGAAACAGAGTCAGGAGCTGGCGCAGAGCGAGATGGGGAAAATTACCGGCGGACTGAATATCCCCGGTCTGGTTTGATGATTGAGCTGAAACGGCAGAAAATACTTGCCTTGAGTTTGAATTGCATGGTAAGTACAATGAGTGGTCAGACCACTTATTGGTGAAATTTTAACATTATTGTAATTTTGGCGGTTAATTTTGACCGAACGTAAAAAAAATAAAACAGTATTTTAAAATGTTGAATTTCCTGGCGCCATCATGTTAAGCTCCATCCCGTCTTTCGCCCGTTTGGTGGCAGAGTTGGCGAAGTTTCCGGGGGTTGGTCGCAAGACCGCCGCACGGCTGGCTTTCTTCATTTTGCGTCAACCGAACTCCGAGGCCGAGGCGTTGGCCGGGGCGATTCGCGAGCTGAAAGCACGGGTCGGATTCTGCTCGCTGTGTTTTCATATTACCGAAGACGATCCCTGTGCGATCTGCACCGATCCCGAACGTGAAGCACGATTACTGTGTGTGGTCGAGCAACCGCAAGATCTGCTGGCGATCGAACGCAGCCGGTCGTTTCGGGGGCGTTATCATGTTTTGCAAGGTGCGCTGTCGCCCCTTGACGGTATCGGGCCTGACCGCCTGAAGATTCGTGAACTGCTCGAACGGCTGCGCAGCGAAGTGGTTGAAGAGGTGCTGCTGGCAACCAACTTTGATGTCGACGGCGAGGCTACAGCGCTCTACCTGGCGCGGCTGATCGCGCCGCTCGGTATCCGTGTCTCCCGGCTGGCACACGGCATTCCGCTTGGCAGCGACCTTGAATATGTGGATGCTGCGACAGTGTTGCACGCCGTTGAAGGACGCCGTCAATTGATCCAATGAGTAGTGTCGCTGCGCGTCAGCTGCTGAAATACTATATAGTGTTAAGCTCGATATACCGCTTGATGATCGATTGAAAGCATCATTTATCCCAAGCTAAAGGAGAATCAACATGTCTGGACGTAAAATGGTTACCATCGACGGGAGTACCGCCGCGGCGCATGTTGCGCACGCGATCAACGAGGTTATCGCGATCTATCCGATTACCCCGTCTTCGGTGATGGGGGAGATTTCCGACGCAAAGAGCGCAGTTGGTGAGAAAAATATTTGGGGAACGGTCCCCAAGGTCGTTGAAATGCAGTCGGAAGGCGGCGCATCCGGTGCCGTTCACGGTGCTTTGCAGACCGGTGCCCTGACCACCACGTTCACTGCGTCACAAGGTTTACTGCTGATGATCCCGAACATGTTCAAGATCGCCGGAGAGTTGACTTCGACGGTCTTTCATGTTTCGGCCCGCTCCATTGCCGCTCAGGCGCTGTCCATTTTTGGTGATCACTCTGACGTCATGGCCTGCCGCCCGACCGGCTGGGCCTTTCTCTGTTCCAATAACGTTCAGGAAGTCATGGACTTTGCCCTGATTGCTCAGGCGGCAACCCTGGAGTCGCGCATTCCTTTCCTGCATTTCTTTGACGGTTTCCGTACCTCGCACGAAGTGCAGAAGGTCGAGGAACTGACGCGGGAAGACATGAAAAGCATGATCAACGATGAGCTGGTTCGCGCTCACCGTCTGCGCGGCCTGTCGCCGGATCATCCGGTGATGCGCGGCACCGCCCAGAATCCCGATGTCTACTTTCAGGGGCGTGAGACGGTTACCACCTACTACGACAAGCTTCCCGCTATTGTTCAAGCCCAGATGGATAAATTTGCCCAACTGACCGGGCGCCAATACAATCTGTTCGATTACATCGGTGCCGCCGATGCCGAGCGCATTATCGTCATGATGGGCTCGGGGTGTGACACGGCCCATGAACTGGTAGAACACCTGAACGCACAGGGCGAAAAGGTTGGTCTGCTCAAGGTTCGTTTCTTCCACCCCTTTGTTGTCGAGGCCTTCGCCCAGGCGCTGCCGAAGACGGTAAAGAAGATTGCTGTTCTCGACCGTACCAAGGAGCCGGGCTCTCTCGGCGAGCCGCTCTACCACAATGTCCGCACCGCCCTTGGCGAAGCGATGGCGGATGGCCTGGTCACGTTTGACGGTTATCCGGTCATTGTTGGCGGTCGTTACGGACTCGGTTCCTTTGAGTTCACCCCGGCAATGGTCAAGGCGGTATACGACAACCTGGCCGCTGCCAAGCCGATGAACCATTTTGTTGTCGGGATCAAGGATGATGTCACCGGACGCAGTCTTGATTTTGATCCAGCCTACAAGGTTCCGAACAACGCCTACGCGGCAATGTTTTTCGGTCTTGGTTCTGATGGTACCGTCGGTGCCAACAAGAACTCGATCAAGATCATCGGCGAGACGACCGACAACAACGCCCAGGCGTATTTTGTCTACGATTCGAAGAAGGCGGGGAGCATGACCACCTCGCATCTGCGTTTCGGCAAGGACGTGATTCGTTCCCCCTATCTGATCGATTCGGCTGATTTCGTTGCCTGCCACAATTTTTCTTTCCTTGCCCGGTACGACTTGCTGGGCAAAGCGAAGAAAGGCGCAACCTTTCTGATCAATTCACCCTTCAGTGCTGAAGAAACCTGGGATCATCTGCCGCTGGAAACGCAACAGCAGATTATCGATAAACAAATGAAGGTTTATGTTATTGACGGGGTGCGGCTTGGTAATGAGATCGGACTCGGTCCCCGTATCAACGTGATCATGCAGACCGCTTTTTTCAAAATCTCCAACATCATTGACTTTGCCCTGGCCGAGAAAGAGATCAAGGACGCTATCGTCAAGTCTTACGGCAAGGCCGGCGAAAAAGTGGTCAAGATGAATTTCGAGGCGGTCGATGCCGGTGCCAATAACTTTACCGAACTGGCTGTTCCGGCACAGCCCACCACCAAGGTCAAGATCGCCTCGGCGATCCAGAGTGACGCGCCTGCGTTTATTCGCCAGACCACCGGCCCGATCATCGACGCCAAGGGCGATCTGTTGCCGATTTCGGCGATGCCGGCCGATGGAACCTTCCCGACCGGCACCGCCAAGTACGAGAAACGCAATATCGCGGTCAATATCCCGGTCTGGGACGAGTCACTCTGCATCCAGTGCGGCATCTGTTCATTTGTCTGTCCGCACGCGACCATTCGTATGAAGATTGTTGAAGAAGCCGATCTCAAGGGGGCTCCAGCCACTTTTAAAACGAGTGATGCCAAAGGGAAAGATGTGGCCGGCAAGAAATTTGCGTTGCAGGTCGCGCCCGAAGATTGCACCGGCTGCGGTGCCTGCGTACACAATTGCCCGGCCAAGAGCAAGACCGACGCAAATCACAAGGCGATCAATATGACCTTCCAGGAGCCACTGCGCGAGCAGGAGGCGATCAACTGGGATTTCTTCCTGTCGCTGCCTGACACTGACCCGGCGTTGATCAATCGCAACAGTCTCAAAGGGAGCCAGCTGTTGCCGCCGATGTTCGAGTTCTCCGGTGCCTGTGCCGGTTGTGGTGAAACTCCGTTTGTCAAGCTCTGCTCGCAACTGTTCGGTGATCGCATGGTCGTCGCGAATGCCACCGGCTGCTCGTCGATCTACGGTGGCAACCTGCCAACCACACCGTGGACCACTGGCAAGAACGGTCTTGGCCCGGCGTGGAGCAATTCACTCTTCGAGGACAACGCCGAGTTCGGTTTTGGTTACCGTCTCACCATCGACAAGTTCAATGAATATGCGCTTGAACTGCTCGACAGACTTGCAAACTGCGACTGCAAGGGGTGCAAGGATGTTGTCGGATTGATGGAAGAAATTAAAACCGCCGACCAGAGCACTCAGGAAGGGATCGTGGCGCAGCGCGCGCGCGTGGCCACGCTCAAGACTGCGTTGGCCGAATGCTCCGACGCCGAAAGCAAGAACCTGCTCTCGGTCGCCGATTATCTGGTCAAGAAATCGGTCTGGATCCATGGTGGTGATGGCTGGGCCTACGATATCGGCTACGGTGGTCTCGACCACGTGCTTGCCTCGGGTGCGAACGTCAACGTTCTGGTGCTGGACACCGAGGTCTACTCCAATACCGGTGGCCAGGCGTCGAAATCAACCCCCCTGGCGGCCGTTGCCCAGTTCGCTGCCGGTGGCAAGCGGATGCCGAAGAAGGATCTCGGGATGATTGCCATGACCTATGGCAATATCTACGTCGCCAAAGTCTCAATGGCGAATCCGGGGCATGTGGTCAAGGCAATGATCGAAGCGGACGCCTACGATGGTCCGTCACTGATCATTGCTTACAGCCACTGTATCGCTCACGGCATCGACATGACCACCGCTGTGGACGAGGGCAAGAACGCTGTGGCCTGCGGCCACTGGCCGCTGTTCCGCTACGACCCGCGCCTGGCCGACGAAGGGAAAAACCCGCTGCAACTCGACAGCAAGGCACCGACCATCTCCTTCTCCGAATATGCTTACGGCGAGAATCGCTACCGGGTACTGAAGAAGATTCAGCCAGAAATAGCCGAGCAACTGATGAAGGAACAGAGTAAAGAAACGGCCACGCGCTTTGACTTGTACCAGAAATTGGCTGAAATGCAGGCAGACTGCGGCAAGTAAACCAGTCATTGTTCAATAGAAAGAGCCCGTCGACCTGGTGTCGGCGGGCTCTTTCCTGTTTTTACCCCTTGCGCCGATCAAGACTGCGATACTGAATCGCCTCCGCGAGGTGTGACTGATCGATCTGCTCACAGGCGGCGAGATCGGCAATGGTGCGGGCGACTTTGAGGATGCGCGTGTAGGTGCGGGCGGAAAAGCCGAGCCGGTCGGTGACCATTTCCAGCAACTTGTCCCCAGCCGCGTCGACTTTGCAAAATTTGGTGATGTGGCGTGTCTGCATCTGGGCGTTGGCGTGCAGACCAAAGGCCTTCAGGCGCTCGCGTTGCACCGCCCGCGCCTGATCGACGCGGGCGCGAATCGTCTCACTGCTCTCGCCGCCGCTCGGCGTCGCCAGGTCGCGATACTGGACGCGGGGCACTTCAACATGCAGGTCAATGCGATCGAGGAGTGGGCCAGAGAGGCGGGTGTTGTAGCGCTGGGTCATCAACGGCGTGCAGTTGCAGTTGTGTTGCGGATCACCGAGATAGCCACAGGGGCACGGGTTCATTGCCGCGATCAGCATGAACATCGCCGGATAGGTCAGACTGGTCGCGGCGCGGCTGATCGTCACCTGACCATCTTCGAGGGGCTGGCGCAGCATCTCCAGAACATTCTTTTTGAACTCCGGCAGTTCGTCGAGAAACAGCACCCCGTTGTGCGCCAGGGACACCTCGCCGGGGCGGGGGATGGTGCCGCCGCCGATCAAACCGGCATCGGAGACGGTGTGATGAGGGGAACGGAAGGCACGCCGGGCGATCAGCGCGTTACGCTGTGGCAGCTGACCGAGAACAGAGTGGATCTTGGTGCATTCGAGCGCTTCCTCAAAACTCTGCGCTGGCAGAATCGTTGGCAGGCGTCGGGCGAGCATCGTCTTGCCACTGCCGGGAGGGCCGATCATCAACAGATTGTGTCCGCCGGCGGCAGCGATCTCAAGGGCGCGTTTGGCATTCTCCTGCCCGCGTACCTCGGCAAAATCTTCGGCGTGTTGCGCGGCCTGATTGAACAGCGCGGCGGTGTCGACCTGACAGGCAGTCAAAAGATTCACACCGTTGAGAAAATCGACCAGCTCTCCCAGGGTACTGACCCCATAGACCGGCAGACCATCGACCAGTGCCCCCTCGGCGGCGTTTTCCGCCGGCACGATCAGGCCGTCGAGTTCCCAGTGGCGGGCACCGACGGCAATCGGCAACACCCCTTTCACCGGTTTGACCCGACCGTCCAACGACAGTTCACCGAGGATCAGGAACCGCTTGTCGTTGATATTGCGGATCACATCGGTGGCGGCGAGCAGGCCGACGGCAATCGGCAAATCGAAGGCGGCACCGTCTTTGCGGATATCGGCGGGGGCGAGATTGATGGTGATGCGGCGGGCGGGAAATTCGTAGCCGGAGTTTTTGATCGCCGATTTGACGCGGTCCTTGCTCTCCTTGACCGCTCCTTCGGGGAGTCCAACGGTGGCAAACTGGGGGAGGCCCATGGCGATATCGACTTCGACCTCGACGGCGTAAGCGTCGAGTCCCAAAAGTGCGCCGGACCGGATGGCTGCAAGCATGATGTCCCCTCCTTGAGAATTTTTTCGGTGGCTGCAAGCACGGTGCTTGCACAGCAAAAACACTGGACGCGTCGCGCGTGACGTTGCTGACGCTGAATATACATAGCACAGCGACGAAGAAAAAGAAACGCCGCGATGGAACCCTTGATTTTAAAGCGTGGCAAGATTACAATCGCAACATTTTTCATACGCAGCGGTCAGTCGCTTGACCGGCTGGCGGGATAACGGAATATTTGAGCATTATGAAGAAAAATCTGTTCAG
It contains:
- a CDS encoding YbaB/EbfC family nucleoid-associated protein, which translates into the protein MAKGFGNMMKQAQLMQQKMARMQEELVNKEVTASSGGGVVTAVVNGKQQLLSLKIERDVVDPEDVEMLQDLVMTAINEALKQSQELAQSEMGKITGGLNIPGLV
- the dnaX gene encoding DNA polymerase III subunit gamma/tau is translated as MSYLVLARKWRPQLFEDLVGQEHVSRTLGNSIRSGRVHHAFLFTGARGVGKTSAARILAKALNCEQGPTATPCNVCPACLEITAGQGVDVFEIDGASNTGVDDIRDLRENIRYLPAKSHYKIFIIDEVHMLSINAFNALLKTLEEPPAHAKFIFATTEPHKIPITILSRCQRFDFRKIGINKLVDRLREIVTAEGMGMSDRALMLIARRGEGSMRDALSTLDQVIAFCGDQVGDEDVQALLGLVDRRLLFAAAEGVLRRDARACLDVVCKIDELGHSFRQFCQELVELFRGLVLCHVLDEPGDLLQMTTDEITELRTLAATVEPEELHRAVTALIHVESDLAQATFPRLALEMALIRLATLPPGRDIAMLLHKLEQLERRLGSGGVTTLPRSSPPPLPVAPEAAPPPGGSPPKKAEASPSATDSARSWVGLVEHVKSRRRPLIASLLEHASPMSLPPEVLEVGLASGSFQLAQLQDEDNRNALAELANEYFGMAVQVKVTARNKDVAAPLSLNEERHTRETDRKKRLRDDALEHPMVKKALDIFAGKVESVKAIDKGFV
- a CDS encoding YifB family Mg chelatase-like AAA ATPase: MLAAIRSGALLGLDAYAVEVEVDIAMGLPQFATVGLPEGAVKESKDRVKSAIKNSGYEFPARRITINLAPADIRKDGAAFDLPIAVGLLAATDVIRNINDKRFLILGELSLDGRVKPVKGVLPIAVGARHWELDGLIVPAENAAEGALVDGLPVYGVSTLGELVDFLNGVNLLTACQVDTAALFNQAAQHAEDFAEVRGQENAKRALEIAAAGGHNLLMIGPPGSGKTMLARRLPTILPAQSFEEALECTKIHSVLGQLPQRNALIARRAFRSPHHTVSDAGLIGGGTIPRPGEVSLAHNGVLFLDELPEFKKNVLEMLRQPLEDGQVTISRAATSLTYPAMFMLIAAMNPCPCGYLGDPQHNCNCTPLMTQRYNTRLSGPLLDRIDLHVEVPRVQYRDLATPSGGESSETIRARVDQARAVQRERLKAFGLHANAQMQTRHITKFCKVDAAGDKLLEMVTDRLGFSARTYTRILKVARTIADLAACEQIDQSHLAEAIQYRSLDRRKG
- the nifJ gene encoding pyruvate:ferredoxin (flavodoxin) oxidoreductase, whose product is MVTIDGSTAAAHVAHAINEVIAIYPITPSSVMGEISDAKSAVGEKNIWGTVPKVVEMQSEGGASGAVHGALQTGALTTTFTASQGLLLMIPNMFKIAGELTSTVFHVSARSIAAQALSIFGDHSDVMACRPTGWAFLCSNNVQEVMDFALIAQAATLESRIPFLHFFDGFRTSHEVQKVEELTREDMKSMINDELVRAHRLRGLSPDHPVMRGTAQNPDVYFQGRETVTTYYDKLPAIVQAQMDKFAQLTGRQYNLFDYIGAADAERIIVMMGSGCDTAHELVEHLNAQGEKVGLLKVRFFHPFVVEAFAQALPKTVKKIAVLDRTKEPGSLGEPLYHNVRTALGEAMADGLVTFDGYPVIVGGRYGLGSFEFTPAMVKAVYDNLAAAKPMNHFVVGIKDDVTGRSLDFDPAYKVPNNAYAAMFFGLGSDGTVGANKNSIKIIGETTDNNAQAYFVYDSKKAGSMTTSHLRFGKDVIRSPYLIDSADFVACHNFSFLARYDLLGKAKKGATFLINSPFSAEETWDHLPLETQQQIIDKQMKVYVIDGVRLGNEIGLGPRINVIMQTAFFKISNIIDFALAEKEIKDAIVKSYGKAGEKVVKMNFEAVDAGANNFTELAVPAQPTTKVKIASAIQSDAPAFIRQTTGPIIDAKGDLLPISAMPADGTFPTGTAKYEKRNIAVNIPVWDESLCIQCGICSFVCPHATIRMKIVEEADLKGAPATFKTSDAKGKDVAGKKFALQVAPEDCTGCGACVHNCPAKSKTDANHKAINMTFQEPLREQEAINWDFFLSLPDTDPALINRNSLKGSQLLPPMFEFSGACAGCGETPFVKLCSQLFGDRMVVANATGCSSIYGGNLPTTPWTTGKNGLGPAWSNSLFEDNAEFGFGYRLTIDKFNEYALELLDRLANCDCKGCKDVVGLMEEIKTADQSTQEGIVAQRARVATLKTALAECSDAESKNLLSVADYLVKKSVWIHGGDGWAYDIGYGGLDHVLASGANVNVLVLDTEVYSNTGGQASKSTPLAAVAQFAAGGKRMPKKDLGMIAMTYGNIYVAKVSMANPGHVVKAMIEADAYDGPSLIIAYSHCIAHGIDMTTAVDEGKNAVACGHWPLFRYDPRLADEGKNPLQLDSKAPTISFSEYAYGENRYRVLKKIQPEIAEQLMKEQSKETATRFDLYQKLAEMQADCGK
- the recR gene encoding recombination mediator RecR; amino-acid sequence: MLSSIPSFARLVAELAKFPGVGRKTAARLAFFILRQPNSEAEALAGAIRELKARVGFCSLCFHITEDDPCAICTDPEREARLLCVVEQPQDLLAIERSRSFRGRYHVLQGALSPLDGIGPDRLKIRELLERLRSEVVEEVLLATNFDVDGEATALYLARLIAPLGIRVSRLAHGIPLGSDLEYVDAATVLHAVEGRRQLIQ